In a single window of the Pseudogemmatithrix spongiicola genome:
- a CDS encoding DinB family protein, with protein sequence MSAHRRIRPTAEEFAPYYANYIAQVPDGDVVEALIGGAEIASALLGDLEDDVASRAYAPGKWTLKEVVLHCTDAERIFSYRALRIARGDTTPLPGFDENAYAPMSGANLRTIDSILDEFESVRDATVTLYQGLPSEAWTRRGEASGKTVSVRGIAWITAGHLLHHLSVIQDRYL encoded by the coding sequence ATGAGCGCCCACCGGCGGATTCGCCCCACGGCCGAGGAGTTCGCGCCGTACTATGCCAACTACATCGCGCAGGTCCCCGACGGCGACGTCGTCGAGGCGTTGATCGGCGGCGCCGAGATCGCCTCGGCCCTCCTCGGCGACCTCGAGGACGACGTCGCCTCCCGCGCCTATGCGCCCGGCAAGTGGACGCTCAAGGAAGTCGTGCTGCATTGCACCGACGCCGAGCGCATCTTCTCGTATCGCGCCCTGCGCATCGCCCGCGGCGACACCACGCCGCTGCCCGGGTTCGACGAGAACGCCTACGCCCCGATGAGCGGCGCCAACCTGCGCACGATCGACAGCATCCTCGATGAGTTCGAGTCGGTGCGCGATGCGACGGTCACGCTGTACCAAGGGCTGCCGTCGGAGGCCTGGACGCGGCGCGGCGAGGCGTCAGGGAAGACGGTGTCGGTGCGAGGGATCGCGTGGATCACGGCGGGGCATCTCCTGCACCATCTGTCGGTGATCCAAGACCGGTATCTCTGA